The nucleotide sequence GCATCCAGATACATAGTTCCTCGTCTGACAATCGAGCCCTTTTACTCCATGATAAGGTTTGTTAACAAAGCATCAAGAGGTTAATGTATCCTAAACACCTCATTTTTCTTATCATTGATtacaatattttttatttatcttttcatttttatTTGGAGTCATTTTTAAACCTTTACTTTTTGGTTTGACTAGACACTAACGAAAAGTCGGTACTAAAACTTGTTATATACTTGGACGACTTGGTATCTTACAATCACTATATCacgccaacgatgggtgcacttgcccaacaTGAAGTGTAGTGTGATGGTGctttatcatgtttttataaatattaaaacatgAACCAGTGTATAAAACGGCTAAAAATATACCATTTTTATACGAACAACACGGCACCACACGTCTTGTATCATGTCTCGATATATATAGAATTGAAATAAAATCATAATCGTTATAATTTTGTTTATAATATAATGTAACGCTTGAAATAGtgaaatgatgaggatcaagatttaagaccTATTGGGGAAGAGTTGAATGGTATATTGGGGAAGAGTTGAATTCTCCATTGAAATGCAAAATTTTTGGACCAGTAGTTGAAAAGGTCTTTTATGCGAATCAAGaattgaaaagaaaatgatatcaGGCAAAATTGGTGGCACACGAATTTCACAAATACCTATAATTGATTACGAGGAAACATATTCTCCATTAGTGGATCCAATAACGTTGCATTATGTAATTAGTTTAGTAATATAAAaagagaattgatatgtgtattATGTGGTATGCATCATTTGAAAGCTACGTGAAAGTTCTAAAGGATTTAAATTATCTAAATCATTAAAAGTAAGTTGTCGAGAACATTATGATTGTTGAATATAGTTAAAAGTTTTGAGGAGTTCTTTAAAGAAGTTGAATGCTTGAAAGATTATGAAACATCTAAACATTATAAGGACTATTGAAAAAGGCACCACTTACTTAAGCAAGATTTTGAAATTGAAGATGACACTCCAAAGTTATGGCTCGAGATGTAGTAAAAACATTTTCATCTATCAATCATAATAAGCATCTAGAATATTACACATCTAGAATATGATAGACATTTTAATATAGACAAAGCTAATTGTGAAAGTACATTTAGTGATGTCAGGTTGCTTGATATAAAAATGACTTTTATTGTCTCATATCAAATTAATTTGATCTCTTGGACTAGAAGTAACAAAGTTAATCGCAATTGACGCATTAATGGTTATtgcacttatatatatatatatatatatatatatatagagggtaaagttcttgtacaaataatcttaacatactaaacatacaaattgaaggaaaactcaaaaagacaagttggcatttttgtaattatcaataactatcaaaattactctacaaataccTCTAAAAAAACCTGACCACTctccccacccccaaaaaaaacctaaaccccccaccccccaccccccaccccccaaaaacctaaaaaaaacctacccccccaccccacaaaaacctaaaaaaaaacctaaccccccccccaccccccaaaaacctaaaaaaaaaaaacctaacccccccccccacacccaaaaacctaaaaaaaacctaaccccccccccacccccaaaaacctaaaaaaaacctaacccccccccaccccacccaagctaaaatgctaaaaactaaaccccccaaaaaacctaaaaaaaaacctaacccccccccacccccaaaaacctaaaaaaacctaaccccccccccacccccaaaaacctaaaaaaaacctaacccccccccccccccccacccaagctaaaatgctaaaaactaaaccccccaaaaaacctaaaaaatctaaaaaaataaaaaaaaaacacacaaattattttattttatttttttaacattttttattaaaaaatcgctacttttagtagcagcaaaaaaaaaatttttttttttgctaacgaaatgtagcgattttttaataaaaaatgttaaaaaaaattgtgtttttttaggtattttttgttgtaactttgatagttggtggtaattacaaaaatgccaccttgtctttttgggttttccttcaatttgtatgtttagtatgttaagattatttgtatttgatcttttgcctatataTAGATGTATTATCGTGCCTAGTAAGGAGATAATGATATGTGCTAAAATATATGTTTCGACACCCTTAAGGTAAGGAAGACATGAGATTATATTTTTCTAACACATTCAAACAAGTTTTGCTAGTATTACAAATGCAGGGAATGTAACACAACACAATAGTGGATCGTGTTGCATTGGTTTCGAGAAGAGGCAACCCGGAGTTATAGATGAAGATCACTAGTCAGCTTAAGGAATtgcatatgaggggatcaagtgACAAATCATTGACTACAAAGTTTTGGGAACTTCTATAGAAGATCGACGGTTACCCTTTAAAGGATATACGAATGAGGGGAAGTATTATACACGTTGCACTCTTTTTCCGTTCACTAAGTTTTatcccactgggttttcttagtaGGGTTTTTATGAGGGGCAACATACTCGATCTAGAAGTATCAAAGAGAGAAAGTACGCGTTGTATTATTTTCCATTATCTAAGGTTttatcccactgggttttccaAACAATGTTTTTAACGAGACATCACAAACCGTATGAAGTTGATAACCAAgggtgttataaatatattaaatattatggTTATCAACAATTTAATTATATTAGGCTTGTTCAACAAGTTTTCCTCTCCTATATATGCTCCTTTTGTATCTCATTGTATGACATCTTATTCAATGAAAGATCAAATCCCTTTCTTTCTATATTTCTTTTACATTCttttgctattaggctagttttACAATATATTTCTAATTCTCAATGTGAAAAAATcttttgattttttaaaattCGTCGTATAAacaattttcttttaaatttatctgAAAGTCTGTTGCAAAATTGTCCATCAGTGTTCAGATTTCCCATATCCTGATATTCGAAGAAGTATTTGGAATGAATTTCCTTCGGTACAATATAGGCTAGGTCATTGGTGATACTTATTCATCCGTGTTGTTGGGCATGTTGTTTGGATTAACATAAATCAAAATCCCAAAAATGGATTGTTCACATACTTCCATAATTTACATACATCCCACACAGTACCATCCTAGACCACCACCTCATTTATTCCTTATTACACATATATTTAGCATATAACATACTACCACCAAATCATACATTAACCTCCTCACGGGCGAGTTGGTTTCTCTAAGTTCTCAAGAGGACGGAAGAAAGCCTTCTACTCCAACACTGAACCATTTACCGCTGTTGGCTCAAATCCCGAGGCTGCATTTGTGCTTTTCTCACCCGCTGGCCCAAATACCCCGGTTTTTGGGTCTGGTACCCAGTACTTTTCTGGTTTTGCTCGGGTAACCGCTTCTTCTGGGACTAATGATGGGCGGATCTGATCCTCTATGTTCTTGTCGTACACAGACGCATGCACTGCCCTCCTGAACACGTATTTGTCTATAAGCAAAATTTCTACTGATTGAACTTCTAAACatgctaattttttttttatcgtAAAATCCTAATTGGTAAGTATGAAACAGGTGTGATTGACCAGTTAAAAATATAAGAAAATGTAGTCACATGCATGCATACTTTATTTAAAAAATTTATATTATTGTTTTAGCTATATCTTATTACTAGTTATTAATTATTATCATActtattatattaattaaaacTAGAAGGCAAACAAAATATGATACCTCACCAGGGTTGTTCCCAAAAATCcttaaagtattttgagcctctGGAGTGTAGAAAAAATTTAGCCTCTATTGGGCCATTTTATATTGGTTGTAACTTTAATTTTAAATTATTAGGCCAACTTTTGAATCTGTTTAAATTTTATTAATAGGTATTGATGTGTAAAAGAGTAGCTAGCTTAATTTAAAATTAGTGTTTAACAGGTGCTTTAAATTAGTAAAATGATAATCGATTAAATGTTtaacaaagtatatatatttttccttgtggttctcgcaataaagagtGCTtccttatcatatatatatatatatatatatatatgagaaggaTCCGTAACCACTTTTTagtgcgagaaccgcgagaactaatgtgaacacaacaaaaatacctaaaaaatctaaaaaatacccaattttttttaataaaaaacgatACTTTTCGTCAATGAAATTTTTTTTGGAGGCTAAATCTAgcgattttattaaaaaaaaattttgtgtgttttttagatttttagttttttttttttttttgagggggggggggggttaggtttttagggggtggggtttaggttttttttaggttttgggtggtgtagtgggtttattttgttgtgttcacattggttctcgcggttcttgcaataaaggtggttctcgcatgaaccctaccatatatatatatatataagccgAAAAACCGGGATCTCAGAGAGACCGGTCCCTCGGGCCGTCGCTCTCCCTGCCCTCCCTCATCCATCCTACCCTACCAAACCTAACCCGATTTGTTTCATATATTTGGCCGCTTATAATGACTCCCTGGTGCTTAATCAAATAAATGTATGACATTAGTCAAGGAAGAGGATAAAATATTTATTTCTTCTAGGTTAGAACCTCCAAGTTGCTGGTGCTTAAATAAATATATGACATTAGTCAAGGAAGATGATAAAATATTTATTTCTTATAGGTTAGAACATCCAAGTTGAAAGAGATTCCAACTAGTTTCTTGATTTCATATCCTCATAAACGCATCAAAAAATGAGAGTTAGAGTTGATTGCTCGGTTATGATCCACAATCTGGTTAGTTTATGAAAGATGACACTTTTTCTTAATAGATAGTGCATGTGGATATATTCAATTAATTTTATGAAGGCACTATCTATATTCACATGATGATCATCATCATACGCAGCTCGTTATACCTGTATTCTATCATCTAAAACAATCTATGAAGTGATCTAAATCATGCTAACGCTCAGGGAGATATATATTCACTTGACGATCATCATATGCAACAAGCATGTTATAACTTATACGTGTAGTGAATTGTCCAAAATGATAACTGAAGGATAAAAACTTGTATACCTTAAAACGACGAGATTTGGATGAACTGCAGACGAGGTTCGGATCTGGCTGATAAATCTATTCCCAAAAAAAAGATTATGAAACATCTAAACATTATAAGGACTATTGAAAAAGGCTCCACTTTGAAATTGAAGATGGTACTCCAAAGTTATGGCTCGAGATGTAGTAAAAACATTTTCATCCATCAATCATaatacatctagaagatgatagACATTTTAATATGGACAAAGCTTATTGTGAAAGTACATTTAGTGATGTCTGGTTGGTTGATATAAAAATGACTTTTATTGTCTCATATCAAATTAATTTGATCTCTTGGTCTAGAAGTACCATAGTTAATCGCAATTGACGCATTAATGGTTATTGcacatatatatatttagatgtatTATCGTGCCTAATAAGGAGATAATGATATGTGCTAAAATATATGTTTCGACACCCTTAAGGAAGGAAGACATGAGATTATATTTTTCTAACTCATCCAAACAAGTTTGGCTAGTATTACAAATGCAGGGAATGTAACACAACACA is from Helianthus annuus cultivar XRQ/B chromosome 9, HanXRQr2.0-SUNRISE, whole genome shotgun sequence and encodes:
- the LOC110878518 gene encoding uncharacterized protein LOC110878518 isoform X1; its protein translation is MAASFGNRFLSQIRTSPAVHPNLVVLRFISQIRTSSAVHPNLVVLRRAVHASVYDKNIEDQIRPSLVPEEAVTRAKPEKYWVPDPKTGVFGPAGEKSTNAASGFEPTAVNGSVLE